The genomic interval GCCGTCGCAGATAAAGAAGAGTGTTTCGCCCTCTTTGATGCCCGAAATTTCAACTATTTCCTTCTTTTGCTCGTCAGACAGGAATTTTTCAATAGGTCCTTTGAATACGCCGTCATTAAGAGTAATATATCCAAGACCCTTCATTCCTATACTTTGCGCAAATTTAAGGGAATGCTCAAAGAAGCTTCTTGACTGACCTGCACAGTTTGCAACGATACCTCTGACAGGCTTTCTCTTGAAGAGCGGGAAATCAACCTTGCTGAAAAATTCAGTTAAATCGCAGATTTCCAAGGGGTTACGAAGGTCGGGCTTGTCAGAGCCGTATTTTAACATTGCATCTGCATAGGTAATTCTTCTGAAGGGAGCCTCTGATATCTTTTTATCGGAAAAGGCTTTGAAGGTATCGTAAATAACGCCCTCGCAAACCTTTAATACATCCTCCTGAGTAGCAAAAGCCATCTCGAAGTCAAGCTGATAGAACTCACCGGGAGATCTGTCCTGACGGGCATCCTCGTCTCTGAAGCAGGGAGCTATCTGATAGTATCTGTCAAAGCCGGATACCATAAGAAGCTGTTTAAACTGCTGAGGTGCCTGGGGAAGAGCGTAGAATTTGCCCTTGTGCTTTCTTGAGGGTACAAGGAAGTCACGGGCGCCCTCGGGGGAAGATGCTGTAAGAATAGGAGTCTGGATATCAAGGAAGTTTTGTCCTTCCATATATCTTCTCATATGGCCTATAACCTTTGAGCGCAATACGATATTCTTATGAATTGCAGGATTTCTCAAATCAAGATATCTGTACTTAAGACGTACATCCTCTCTTGTTCCCGTTGACTCGTTTATGTCAAAGGGAAGCATATGATGGCTCTTGCCCAGCACCTCAAGAGTGTCGGCAATAAGCTCCACTGTTCCTGTTTCGATTTTAGCATTTACTGTTTCGGGGTCTCTCTTTTCAACCTTACCCGAAACAGAAATAACTGTTTCACGGTTTACGTCCTTTAAAAGAGACTCGTCGTTGATAACCACCTGAGTAATACCGGTATGGTCACGAAGGTCAACAAAGACAACTCCGCCGTGGTCACGGATTTTGTCAACCCAGCCGGCAAGCTGAACTGTCTGCCCTATATTTTCCTCTCTGATGTCGTTACAAAATAGTGTTCTATACATAAAATCTCCTCCTGAAAAATTTTACAAAATTAGTTTGTACGAAAATCGCGAAGCGGTTTTCAACCACAACTTTTCACTTTTCACTTTTACTTTTTACCTGTTTTTGCAAAGCAAAAAACACGTCCCGAGAATAATACAAATTATTCTCGGGACGAGTAAATAAATTAACCCGCGGTGCCACCCGTTTTGATGCAAAACGCATCCGCTTTTTATTAAATTTTAAAGCCTATCGAAGTGTTCCCAAGCTTACTACTCATCTTGAATATGCTCTCAGTCTATGACATATTCTCCCTGTCAGACTTTCCAAAAAAGCCGAGTCTTCGAAAATATTATATCAAATTTTGTGGATTTGTCAATAATATTTTATTCTGTTTTTTCTTCTATATTCTTCTTAGTTTCACTATACTTTGAAATAAAGCCTTCAAGCTGTTCGACTGTGTCCTCGGGGGTAAGTCGAAGAGATATATACGCTTTTCCCGCAGTTGAGAGCATAAGTCTGCCTCGATACTGCGCCGAAAGAATTGAAAAGGCTTGCAAATCGGGCTTATCGGTATAAAGAACAAGCACTTTTCCATTTTGTACTATCTCCGTTATTTTAAGCTTTGCCGCCGCATTTTTAATTGTTGCAATTTTTATAAGAGTAAGCACGCAGGGTGGCGGCTCTCCGTAACGGTCTATAAGCTCGTCTAAAATATCCTCTACGTCCTCCTCTGTTTCTATTGAGGATATCTTTTTATAAAATTCTATTCTTTCCTCACCCGAAAAGATATAGTCGTTGGGGATATAAGCCGAAACGTTTATATCAATTACGCAGGAAATCTCCTCTATCGGCTCGCCCTTTTGAATGGCAATTGCCTCTTTGAGTAGACTTACATACATATCGTAGCCCACAGCCTCCATATGTCCGTGCTGTTTTGCGCCTAAAACATTTCCTGCTCCTCTTATCTCCAAATCACGCATAGCAATTTTAAGCCCTGAGCCAAATTCCGTGTACTCCTTGATTGCAAGCAGTCTTTTTGCCGCATCCTCAGATAAAACCTTGCCCTTTTTATACATAAGGTAAGCGTAGGCACGCCTTGAGCTTCTGCCGACTCTGCCCCTTATCTGATGAAGCTGTGCAAGTCCCAATTTGTCGGCATCGTAAATAACTATGGTATTTACGTTGGGGACGTCTACACCCGTTTCAATAATAGTTGTACAAACTAAAATGTCAATCTCGCCCTTGACAAGACTTTCCCAGATTGCCGACATTTCCTCCTCGCCCATTTTTCCGTGAGCTACTGCAATTCGGGCATCGGGTAAGCTTTCCCCTATCTGAGATGCAATTTTATAAATGCTCTCTATTCTATTATATAAAACATAAGCCTGTCCGCCTCTTGCCAGTTCCTTTGCCAAAGCATCTGTTATAAGGGATAAATCCTGCTCCGCCACAAAGGTCTGAATTGGATGTCTGTTCTGGGGCGGCTCTTCAATAACCGACATATCTCTTATTCCCGTAAGCGCCATATTAAGCGTTCTGGGAATAGGTGTTGCAGAAAGAGCAAGAGCATCTACCGACTTTGTCAATTCTTTCAGCTTTTCCTTATGGCTTACTCCGAAGCGTTGCTCCTCGTCAACTATAACAAGTCCCAAATCCTTAAAGGCAATATCCTTTTGTAAAAGACGGTGTGTGCCTATAATTATATCAACCTCGCCCGTTTTAAGCTGTTTAACTATCTTTTCCTGTTGCTTCGGCGTTCTGAAACGGGACAGCATCTCAACCTTTATGGGATAATCCGCCATACGCTTTGAAACGGTCTGGTAATGCTGCCAGCAAAGCACCGTTGTAGGCACTAAAATTGCCACCTGCTTATTGTCGGCAACGGCTTTAAAGGCGGCTCTCAAAGCAACCTCTGTTTTGCCCACGCCCACATCTCCGCACAAAAGACGGTCCATAGGCTGTGGACGTTGCATATCTCTTTTTATTTCGGCAATACAGCGAAGCTGGTCCTCAGTTTCGTCATATTCAAATTTATTTTCAAAGCCGTGCTGCCAATCGTCGTCCTCGCAAAAGGCATAGCCCTTGATTTCCATTCTCTGTGCATAGAGCTGTATAAGCTCCTTTGCCATTTCGGCAACCTCGGCACGCACTCTCGATTTTGTTCTTGCAAAATCGTTTCCGCCCAATTTATTGAGCCTGATATTTTCAACGTCTGCCCCCATATATTTTGAAATAAGGTCAAGACGTGAGCAGGGAATATACAAAACGTCGCTCCCTGCATAGCGGATTTTAAGCTGGTCCTTTGTAACACCGTCAACGGTACGGCTGATAAGTCCCTCAAAAACACCGATACCGTAATCGTTATGCACAATATAATCTCCCGGCTTCAAGTCGGTTATTGAGGATATTTCCTTTGATTTTTCGGTGTATTTGTTTTTAGGTCTGAGCTTTTTGCGCTGTGCTCTTTGCTCTGTATTGTCAGAAAAAATTGCTAAACGGCAAGAGGGTAGCTCATAGCCTGCGTTGAAATAAAAGGGTACTACGTAAACATAGCTTTCGCTTAAGGTTTCGGGTACATCTGCCGAGGTAACGGCATTTATTCCTTTTTCTTCAAGGCAATCTCTCAGATATGTAGCGTGGGAAGGGTTTGAAGCCGAAACCAAAATTTTAGTTTTATTTTTATAAAGGGGATATATATCGTCGCAAAGCTCGTCTGTTATTCCTCTCCAATGAGGTGTCTGCCTTGCGTTTATTGAAAAGAGGGATTTAAGCCTTAAATTGCCCTCGTTTCTTGAAAGATTTTCAAAAATAATTATTCCCTTTTTACCTATTTTCTCCTTGAAGCCTTCCACATCAAGATAATAGCTTCCCGAAACAAAGGGAATGTCGCTCTCTGCAAGAGCTTTTATATCCTCGTCTATACGAAAGGCACTGCCCTTTACATTTTCAAAAAAGCGTGCAAACTCAAAGGAAAACAAAAGGCAATCCTCAATATAGTCAAGAAGCGTCGCTTTCTCGGAAAAGACGTAGGGGATATATTTGTCAATAGATGCAAGACGGGCAGTATTTCTTATAGCCTCTGCATCTGAATAGAGAGTTTGTGCCGCTGTCTTGTTTTTCTTTTCCATTACACGAGCATCAACCTCAAGGCTTGTGGCTAAAGCCTCCTTGTCGTCGCCGTCTAAAATGACCTCGGCAACAGGGGTTATTTTTACGCACTCAAGCTGAGAAATTCGTCGCTGTGAAAAAACGTCAAATTCCCCTATTAAATCGGGCTCATCTCCGAAATATTCTATTCTGACAGGGTTTTCACTCAAAAGGGGGAAAAAGTCTAAAATTCCGCCTCTTATGCAAAACTGTCCCACTCCCTCTACTCTTTCACAGCGGGTATAGCCTGCATTTAAAAGGGAAAACTCCGCATCCTCTAAGGGAAAATCCTCTCCCCTTGTAATTGTAACTGTCAAATCGACAAGCTTGCGCTTGTCGATAGTATATCTCATAAGAGCATCGGCAGAGGTAACAACTACGTTAAAATCTCCGCTTATAAGGCGCAAAAGCACCTCTAAACGCTCCGCCTCCTCCGTTGCAGACGCGCTTTCCACACGTCTGAAAACGTAATCTCTGGGCTTAAACACCAAAACTCCCTCGCCGAAATGGGCAATAAGGTCATTTTTAGCTCTCGCAAGCTCACCCTCGGGTACAAGCACTACTGCTTTCTTCCCCGTTTTCTGACAAAGGGCATAGGTGAAGGACGCCTTAAGGCTGTCCGGCACCCCCCACATTGCTGCAGGGAGAGCTTTTTTTCTTACGGCGTCATATAAATCGCAATATTCCTTGCACTGTTCCAGTGCGCTAAGTAAAAATTTCATATTTTCCCTTTTTAAATATTACAAAAAGTATAAATATAATCAATATATACTTTTCGTTTATTCTCTTATGTCTATTATATCAATAAAAATATAAGAATTTTGTCGCTTTGCGTTGCGCAGTAAATTAAAAGCTATGAAGCGAAGCGGAATAATTTAGCTTTAAACAAAGTTTAAAATTTAGCTAAATTCGCTGTCGCGAGCTAATTGTGCTGATGCACGCTAAATTGCCTTCGGCAGCTAAATTGACCTACGGTCAGCTTAATGCGAATTTTATTTAGCTACTCCGAAGGAGTTATTTAGCTACCCCTTAAAAATCATCGCTTTCAATATCAGTAAATCATAAATATCAAAAACCAAATCACCGTTCATATCTGCCGTTTCACTATGAGCCTCTTTCCCAATTATGCCGTTTCTCAAGCTTATGGCATCAAGTACATTTATCTCTCCGTCGTCGTTTGTATCGCCTGTAACAGCTTCATTTCCTGTGTAGTTATAATGAATATTAGCATTTAACAAATAATCATTCTCTTCACCTATTACAATGTTTTCCCACTGCTTCTCTGTACCCGAATAATATACATCTGACAGAGCATAACAATCGCCAAAAGCATAATCCTCTATGCTTGTAACACTGTCGGGGATGTTTATACTTGTTAGGCTTTCGCAACCATAAAATGCCCAACTACCTATACTTGTAACACTGTTTCCGATGGCTACTCTTGTAAGATTATAACAACAATAAAATGCCCAACCGCCTATACTTGTAACGCTATCGGGAATGGTTATACTTGTTAAGCTTTCGCAACTAAAAAATGCAGAATCTCCTATACTTGTAACTTTGTCGGGTATAGTTATACTTGTTAAGCTTATGCATTCATAAAAGGCATAATTTCCTATACTTGTAACACTGTCGGGGATTTTTATACTTGCAAGACTTGAGCAATAAGCAAATGCATTGACCTCTATTCTCGTAATGCTGTTGGGTATAGTTATACTTGTAAGATTAGAACAGCGAGAAAATGCTCTGATACCTATGCTTGTAACGCTGTCGGGAATTGTTATATTTGTTAAGCTTTTGCAACCATAAAACGCCTCATTTCCTATACTTGCAACACTATCGGGGATTGTTATGCTTGCAAGGTTCGAGCAATATTCAAATGCAAAATTACCTATACTTGTAACAGGATAACCGCCTAAGGTTGAAGGAATGGTAATATCGCCGCTTATCGAAGTATCGCAACCTGTTATAGTTGCCTCATCGTTTAATACCTCATATGTATAATATCCCTCGGTTTCTGCGCTAACGGTAAAAACACCTATAGGCAGAATAGCAGTAATCAATGCGATAGTAAGCAAAATTGAAAATAATTTTTTTGTTGTTTTCATAAACTTTTTCCTCCTTTGCGTAATAGCGATGAAAATTTCTCAAGAAATTTTCATCATATCGCAATCGACCTGAAAGGGCGATTATATCGCATTTGTCATAGACAAATATATCGCACGAGCGTAAGCGAGTGTATCGCTTTTATTATTTATTATTTATTCAATATTCTTTATTCTTTAAACAACAATCATAATATTGGTTGTTCTTTTTGTTTAGCGATATAAATCCCTTACGGGATTTGCGATATACGCAAAAGCGTGCGATATGCTTTTGACAAGATTGTCAAAACCGCGATATGTTGCCTGCGGCAACGAGATAATTGTGCTGCCGCACAATTATTCCAAAAAGTCCTTTAATCTTTTGCTTCTGCTGGGGTGGCGGAGCTTTCTCAAGGCTTTAGCTTCAATCTGACGTATTCTCTCTCTTGTAACCTCGAATTCCTTGCCCACCTCTTCAAGAGTTCTCATTCTGCCGTCCTCAAGGCCGAAACGAAGGCTCAACACCTTAGCTTCTCTGGGGGTAAGAGTTGCAAGCACGTCTGCCAATTCCTCCTTAAGCAATACGTGGGAAGCCGCCTCTGCAGGCGCAGGAATATCCTCATCGGGAATAAAGTCGCCCAAGTGGCTGTCCTCCTCTTCACCGATAGGTGTTTCAAGGGAAACGGGCTCCTGTGCGATTTTAAGAATATCTCTTACCTTGTCTGCAGGCATACTCATTTCAATAGCGATTTCCTCTGCTCTGGGCTGTCTGCCAAGCTCCTGCTCCAGCTGACGCTCAACACGGGAAACCTTATTTATTGTTTCAACCATATGAACGGGTATTCTTATTGTTCTTGCCTGGTCTGCAATAGCTCTTGTAATAGCCTGTCTTATCCACCAGGTTGCATAGGTGGAAAACTTAAAGCCTTTCTGGCAGTCAAACTTTTCAACGGCTTTTATAAGGCCTAAATTACCCTCTTGAATAAGGTCAAGGAAAAGCATACCTCTGCCCACATATCTTTTTGCAATACTTACAACAAGACGCAAGTTTGCCTCTGCAAGAAGCTGTTTTGCCTTTTCGTCGCCATCGGACATTTTTTGCGCCAATGACTGCTCCTCCTCGGGAGTGAGCAGGGGCACACGGCCGATTTCCTTAAGATAAACTTTAACGGGGTCGTCAATGCTTACGCCCTCAGCCATAAGAGCTTTTTCAATCTCTTCGGGGGCAAGCTTTAATTCCTCAACCTCTTCCTCAAGCTCTGAAATTTCGTCCTCGGGGATATCAATTTCCTCGATAATTTCAACGCCCATAGCCTCTAAGCTGTCATATATTTTTTCAAACTGGTCAGCATCAATATCAATTTCGCTCAAGGACTCGATAATTTCATTTTTGGAAAGAGAGCCTTTACTCTTTGCCTTTTCTATAAGATTTTTAAGTACCGTCTTTTTATCCTTTTCTCCTACTTGGTTTTCTGTGTTCTGAACGTTTGCCTCTGCCATATTTATTCTCCCTTTCTCTTTTGTAAATCCTTCATCATTTTCAACAGCTCGTCGTTGGAAACTTCCTTTAAATTTTGAGCTCTTATTTTTTCGTTTTCCGTTTTTATTACATCTGACAGCTCTGAAACAATACTTCTGTCAAAGTTTATATTCAAATTGCTTTTGACAATAATTGCCGTTATTCTGCTCATTTCATCGCTTGTAAAATCCTTTGAGAAAAAGGTCAAGTCAAGCGCCTGTCCCGTTTCAATTCGGGCAACGATATATTCAAACAGACGGCGGTTAAACTCAGTTACAAACTCGCCTGCCGAAATATTCTGCTGAACGGTTGACAGAAAATCGGGGTTTTTGTAAATAACTCCGATAAGCTCCTCCTCAGCTCTTGCCGCTTTCAGATGCGTGCTTTTTTCGGGGTTTACTCTGTCTTTTATTCCCAAAAGCATCTCGTTTTGTGTTTTAAATTCATTTTTACGGCTTTTTTGTGCATTTATTTTTAAAAGCCTGTTTACTTCGGCAGAAATCGCAGAAGCGCTTATATTAGTTTGCTTTGCAATTTTGTTAATATACACTTCTCGCTCAATTGCGTTATATACCTGACTTATAACGTTTGCCGCATCCTTTATAAAATAAACGGTATCGTCAGCCGAGTCTAAATTATATTTCGACAAAAGCTTCTGAATTTTAAAGTCAATATGACCTCCGCTGCCCTCAAGCAAATTTTTAAAACGCTCTGCGCCAAAGGTCCTTATAAATTCATCGGGGTCCTTTCCCCCTACTATGCTCAGAACCTTTACATTTACCCCCACCTCGTTCAAAAGGGTAATTGCCTTGTTTGTCGCCGCTTGCCCTGCTCCGTCAGCATCGTATGCAAGCACAACCTCCTTGCTGTATCGGGAAATAAGCCTTGCCTGCTCCTTTGTTATTGCTGTTCCTAAGGTTGCAACGGCATAGTCAAAGCCTGCCTGATGCATTGAAATAACGTCCATATAGCCTTCGCATAAAATAAGCTTGCCTGCAGGTGAATTTTTTGCAAAATTCAGCGCAAAAAGATTTAAGCTCTTTTTAAAAGCAAGGGTATCGGGTGAGTTTAAGTATTTAGGCTTACTGTCATCAAGCACACGTCCGCCAAAGCCGATAACGTTACCCCGTAAATCTATAATGGGGAACATAAGTCTGTTACGGAATTTGTCGTATACAGAATTTTTTTCGGTATTTTTAACGGCAAGGCCTCCTGCCACCATTTCATTTTCACTAAAACCCTGCGATTTTAGATAATCTCTTAAATCACTCCAGCTGTCAGGGGCAAAGCCGATGCCGAAATGCCGTATTGTCTTTTGCAAAAGACCTCTTTTTTTGACATATTCCTGAGCGACCTTTGCCTTTGGGTCATACAGGCATTTATGGAAAAAGCCTGCCGCTTTTTTGTTCATCTCAATTATTCTTGCCCTTTGAACACTGTTCTGACGGTCATCATCAGTTTCAGGTACTGTAAGTCCTGCATATTCAGCTAACAGACGTATAGCCTCAAGGTAATCGAGATTTTCCATTCTCATAACATAGCTTATTATATCTCCCCCTGCTCCGCAGCCGAAGCAATAAAAGGACTGAGTATCGGGGAAAACTGTAAAGGACGGCGTTTTCTCGCTGTGGAAGGGACAAAGCCCCACGATATTACTGCCCGTTCTTTTAAGCTGTAAATTTCTTAATATATAATCCTCTATATTTATTCTGTCTTTCAGCTCCTGTAAAAAGCTGTCCGGTATTTTTGCCAAGGTTTCACCGCCTTTTTAATAAGTTTCATCTTCTTTTATTTCAACGTCCATGCGGACGGCACATATATTTTTGTAAATTCTGAGATTGCGTAATGGTCGGACATTGCCGAAACATAGTCAAGAACTGCCCTTTCAACGCCCTCTTTTTCCAAGGTGTTTTTATAAAAATCGGGAAGCTTGTCGGGATTTTCTACATAGTACAGATAAAGCTGTTTTACAAGCTCCTCTGCCTTGCCCTCTTCCTTTTTGGCAACAGAGCCGAAATATACATTTGAAAACATAAATTTTTTAAGCTCCAGAGTTGCCTGTAAAATTTCTTCACTCATTGATATAGATGGCTTTTCTATACTGTTTTTGATTATATCGGTAATCATAACAGTTATTCTTTTGCTGTGGGTTTCTCCCAACGCCTTTTTAAATTCTACGGGGATATCCTCTAATATTCCGCCTCTTATAGCATCGTCAATATCGTGATTTATATAGGCAATAACGTCGGCATAACGAACTACCTGTCCTTCTAAAGTGGCGGGCTTTCCCTCCCACGTGTGATTTGCAAAGCCGTCAAGCACCTCTTTTGTAAGGTTAAGACCTTTAAAGCCCTTTTCCAGATACTGCGCAACTCGTACGCTGTTTTTATCGTGCTCAAAGCCCAAAGGGCAAATTTCATTGAGCGCTCTCTCCCCTGCGTGCCCGAAAGGAGTATGCCCCAAATCGTGTCCCAAGGCAATAGCCTCTGTCAAGTCCTCATTGAGCCTTAACGCTCTCGAAATAGTTCTTCCCACCTGAGAAACCTCAAGGGTATGGGTAAGCCTTGTTCTGTAATGGTCGCCCTCGGGGGATAAAAAAACCTGTGTCTTATGCTTTAATCGTCTGAAGGATTTACAGTGGATTATCCTGTCCCTGTCCCTTTGGAAAACAGTTCTTATATCGTCTTGCTTCTGTTCCTTTTCTCTGCCCTGAGAATTCTCAGCCAAAACGGCATACTGACTTAAAGTCTCTCTTTCTCTCTTTTCTTGCATCTGTCTTATGTTCATTTCCAAAGTTATTTCCTCCTTTACATATATAAATACGGAAATTTGTCAAAAAATCCTCTTTTTATTTTAAAAAAGTTTTTTTGCGTTGTAACGCTATGAATTGATGCTTCGCAGTTCATTATAAAAGTTTTGCTAAATTTATTATCGTCTTTTCCTTCTTCTTTGCATATTCTATTGTTTTTGAGGCTCCGCCTTTTTCCTCAACATAGCATATAATTAAATCTGCTCTGTCCACCATTTCACGATTGCGTGCCTGTATTGCCGCCTTTGGATGCACCCCTGCACAAGCTATTTCCACATCGGTATAATAATTGTAAAAGGCTTCTTTGTTGTTTGAAAACTCTGCCGTTGAATAAGGAAGCACCAATACAAGAGAGCTGTTACACTCTCCGTACTTTTTTCTTGCCCTAAGCACTGCCGAAGATGCAAATCTGTCAAAATCTCCGTTTCGTCCCACAAGAAACTCGACATATTCCTTTTCTCTGATAAGCTTTCCTACTTTCTCCTCAAGTAAATCTTCCACTTTAATCAGATTATCTATATGCCTGTGCCCGAAAAACGCAACTGTAAAAAAATCAAACATTTTATATTCCCTCCATATAACAGTTATGGGCTTATTTCCGTTATTTTCATCATTATAGCATTTACAATCCCACATTTCAACAAATTTAACATCTGACAACCAATAATTTTGCCATTCATATAGGTTAAAATATAATAAAGGAGTGGTAAGATTATGGACGAAAAGGAATTTGCTCTGCGTTTAACTCAGCTCAGACAAAAGAAAAATGTATCTGCCAGAGAAATGAGTTTAGCAATCGGACAAAACGCAGGATATATTAACAATATTGAATCAGGAAAAGCTCTGCCGTCGTTACCCGGAATTTTCTATATATGCGATTATTTAGGCATTACTCTAAGTGAATTCTTTGACCTTGAAACCAAAAATCCCACTAAAATAGATGCTATTGTTACAGATTTAAAAAAGCTTGACGACCAACAGCTTGATACCATTGCCAATTTGATAAAAGGCTTAATGCGGTA from Oscillospiraceae bacterium carries:
- the aspS gene encoding aspartate--tRNA ligase, with product MYRTLFCNDIREENIGQTVQLAGWVDKIRDHGGVVFVDLRDHTGITQVVINDESLLKDVNRETVISVSGKVEKRDPETVNAKIETGTVELIADTLEVLGKSHHMLPFDINESTGTREDVRLKYRYLDLRNPAIHKNIVLRSKVIGHMRRYMEGQNFLDIQTPILTASSPEGARDFLVPSRKHKGKFYALPQAPQQFKQLLMVSGFDRYYQIAPCFRDEDARQDRSPGEFYQLDFEMAFATQEDVLKVCEGVIYDTFKAFSDKKISEAPFRRITYADAMLKYGSDKPDLRNPLEICDLTEFFSKVDFPLFKRKPVRGIVANCAGQSRSFFEHSLKFAQSIGMKGLGYITLNDGVFKGPIEKFLSDEQKKEIVEISGIKEGETLFFICDGKKVVDRYAGQIRTWLGENLDIIDKNAFKFCFVVDFPMYELDESTGKIIFTHNPFSMPQGGMEALETKEPTEILAYQYDLVCNGIELASGAVRNHSNEIMKKAFEIAGYTQEELEKRFSALYTAFQYGAPPHAGMAPGIDRMIMLLADEETIRDVIAFPLNGNAQDLLLGAPSEVTEQQLLEANISIRE
- the mfd gene encoding transcription-repair coupling factor, translated to MKFLLSALEQCKEYCDLYDAVRKKALPAAMWGVPDSLKASFTYALCQKTGKKAVVLVPEGELARAKNDLIAHFGEGVLVFKPRDYVFRRVESASATEEAERLEVLLRLISGDFNVVVTSADALMRYTIDKRKLVDLTVTITRGEDFPLEDAEFSLLNAGYTRCERVEGVGQFCIRGGILDFFPLLSENPVRIEYFGDEPDLIGEFDVFSQRRISQLECVKITPVAEVILDGDDKEALATSLEVDARVMEKKNKTAAQTLYSDAEAIRNTARLASIDKYIPYVFSEKATLLDYIEDCLLFSFEFARFFENVKGSAFRIDEDIKALAESDIPFVSGSYYLDVEGFKEKIGKKGIIIFENLSRNEGNLRLKSLFSINARQTPHWRGITDELCDDIYPLYKNKTKILVSASNPSHATYLRDCLEEKGINAVTSADVPETLSESYVYVVPFYFNAGYELPSCRLAIFSDNTEQRAQRKKLRPKNKYTEKSKEISSITDLKPGDYIVHNDYGIGVFEGLISRTVDGVTKDQLKIRYAGSDVLYIPCSRLDLISKYMGADVENIRLNKLGGNDFARTKSRVRAEVAEMAKELIQLYAQRMEIKGYAFCEDDDWQHGFENKFEYDETEDQLRCIAEIKRDMQRPQPMDRLLCGDVGVGKTEVALRAAFKAVADNKQVAILVPTTVLCWQHYQTVSKRMADYPIKVEMLSRFRTPKQQEKIVKQLKTGEVDIIIGTHRLLQKDIAFKDLGLVIVDEEQRFGVSHKEKLKELTKSVDALALSATPIPRTLNMALTGIRDMSVIEEPPQNRHPIQTFVAEQDLSLITDALAKELARGGQAYVLYNRIESIYKIASQIGESLPDARIAVAHGKMGEEEMSAIWESLVKGEIDILVCTTIIETGVDVPNVNTIVIYDADKLGLAQLHQIRGRVGRSSRRAYAYLMYKKGKVLSEDAAKRLLAIKEYTEFGSGLKIAMRDLEIRGAGNVLGAKQHGHMEAVGYDMYVSLLKEAIAIQKGEPIEEISCVIDINVSAYIPNDYIFSGEERIEFYKKISSIETEEDVEDILDELIDRYGEPPPCVLTLIKIATIKNAAAKLKITEIVQNGKVLVLYTDKPDLQAFSILSAQYRGRLMLSTAGKAYISLRLTPEDTVEQLEGFISKYSETKKNIEEKTE
- the rpoD gene encoding RNA polymerase sigma factor RpoD; its protein translation is MAEANVQNTENQVGEKDKKTVLKNLIEKAKSKGSLSKNEIIESLSEIDIDADQFEKIYDSLEAMGVEIIEEIDIPEDEISELEEEVEELKLAPEEIEKALMAEGVSIDDPVKVYLKEIGRVPLLTPEEEQSLAQKMSDGDEKAKQLLAEANLRLVVSIAKRYVGRGMLFLDLIQEGNLGLIKAVEKFDCQKGFKFSTYATWWIRQAITRAIADQARTIRIPVHMVETINKVSRVERQLEQELGRQPRAEEIAIEMSMPADKVRDILKIAQEPVSLETPIGEEEDSHLGDFIPDEDIPAPAEAASHVLLKEELADVLATLTPREAKVLSLRFGLEDGRMRTLEEVGKEFEVTRERIRQIEAKALRKLRHPSRSKRLKDFLE
- a CDS encoding DNA primase, with the protein product MAKIPDSFLQELKDRINIEDYILRNLQLKRTGSNIVGLCPFHSEKTPSFTVFPDTQSFYCFGCGAGGDIISYVMRMENLDYLEAIRLLAEYAGLTVPETDDDRQNSVQRARIIEMNKKAAGFFHKCLYDPKAKVAQEYVKKRGLLQKTIRHFGIGFAPDSWSDLRDYLKSQGFSENEMVAGGLAVKNTEKNSVYDKFRNRLMFPIIDLRGNVIGFGGRVLDDSKPKYLNSPDTLAFKKSLNLFALNFAKNSPAGKLILCEGYMDVISMHQAGFDYAVATLGTAITKEQARLISRYSKEVVLAYDADGAGQAATNKAITLLNEVGVNVKVLSIVGGKDPDEFIRTFGAERFKNLLEGSGGHIDFKIQKLLSKYNLDSADDTVYFIKDAANVISQVYNAIEREVYINKIAKQTNISASAISAEVNRLLKINAQKSRKNEFKTQNEMLLGIKDRVNPEKSTHLKAARAEEELIGVIYKNPDFLSTVQQNISAGEFVTEFNRRLFEYIVARIETGQALDLTFFSKDFTSDEMSRITAIIVKSNLNINFDRSIVSELSDVIKTENEKIRAQNLKEVSNDELLKMMKDLQKRKGE
- a CDS encoding deoxyguanosinetriphosphate triphosphohydrolase, with the protein product MNIRQMQEKRERETLSQYAVLAENSQGREKEQKQDDIRTVFQRDRDRIIHCKSFRRLKHKTQVFLSPEGDHYRTRLTHTLEVSQVGRTISRALRLNEDLTEAIALGHDLGHTPFGHAGERALNEICPLGFEHDKNSVRVAQYLEKGFKGLNLTKEVLDGFANHTWEGKPATLEGQVVRYADVIAYINHDIDDAIRGGILEDIPVEFKKALGETHSKRITVMITDIIKNSIEKPSISMSEEILQATLELKKFMFSNVYFGSVAKKEEGKAEELVKQLYLYYVENPDKLPDFYKNTLEKEGVERAVLDYVSAMSDHYAISEFTKIYVPSAWTLK
- a CDS encoding helix-turn-helix transcriptional regulator — translated: MDEKEFALRLTQLRQKKNVSAREMSLAIGQNAGYINNIESGKALPSLPGIFYICDYLGITLSEFFDLETKNPTKIDAIVTDLKKLDDQQLDTIANLIKGLMR